In the genome of Daucus carota subsp. sativus chromosome 9, DH1 v3.0, whole genome shotgun sequence, the window tattgaaaaaattaaaatgatatgtGAAATTCGTAGTGAATTTTTTGATGGACAAGTTAAACACCTTATAGATAGAGATAGAAATTATATCAAATCGGATTGATTTATACATGCATAAACAAGTATCAAATAACCTTTAGATCAAattatacaaaatcaaaatcttgaTACAAGCCACTATAACTTCTAATATTGTACCGCAACCCGGAATTTCTGTTTATTAAAAATCTGAGATTTGAGAAATACCTGAATCGATCGAAAAACTAGAAGCAAAtcaaatattatcataaaaatacACACACGCATTATATCTCTGTGTGTGTGCACGCTTTCGGGATCACATTCAGGTCTCTATTCCCAAAAAACACACATGtaccaaaaaaatattaattttaaaaaaaaacttgaatgcagataatttttaatctaattCGAAAGAAATGATAGCCATTCATCGAATCATCGGTATTTAATATATGAAGAACAAGTTTACATGACAACAAACGTACCTGATTCAGGCAAAGTAACAATCATCAATCACAAGCATAACAAATCTGTAAAACCAACGAATATGGAAAAAATACAACATcacaataacatatttttttagttgTATGATTGTTGGTAGTGGTGCTATTGAGGAACTAATCAAAAAAGGATGGATTAAAGAGTTTAGATTAAGAAAAAATGGGAGAATAGAAAGAAAAGATCATATGAGGAATGATGTTGGTGGCGGCGTTacaaatcttatatatatagtcaCACATACACTACCACAACGTAGGGTTTGATGAGCCTgattatatacttcaaattacTGTAGTACCCCtatatcatatcattattatattagctattttattataaaataaatgaatataaaatatatagatcAGATATCAAATCTGAATCAAATATCTGAATGAGTAAAATTTATGgatgaataaattttttgaaggagtacaaataaaatttttgaatgaataaaatttcttgagaaataaataatatatttaaaatatttttgcaaGTATGCAAACTAAGGAGTGAACAATATTTATATAACaaatactataaataaaaaagggAGTTAATAAAAATCAACACAAATATTTCACAATCCTAATATCAAATAATCTTCACAAATAATATAAACTTTAAattcatgtttataattttcatgcTAATTATATACcgcatataaatattttatttttaataaaaaaattaatttaaaattatattatataatttaaaataagtgtatAGTTCAGGATTATAAATGGGGTATTAGAAAGTATGCAAAGTTTTTTAATCATCCGGACACAATTTGGAAGCTGAATTGTCCAGTAGAATTCAAATGTGGTCGAGATGATTATAAATCTCAAACAAATGATAGGAACGGAACCGAAGAAAAACAGATCTCCGGAGGATCACCATTTGCTTGTAAGAGTACCTTTGGTTGAGCTCAAAGTGATTTGTGTGAAAAGctgaaaacttaaaatacatgtgTGGATAATTTTGAGTACTTATTAATAACTCGTgagttattaaatatataataataaaaataaaagtgttttatGGGTAATTTATGTCTAATGAGTAATGTTTACAAaaacaaaagttttaaaaaattaagtcactgaaaaaaCTATTCagtgaattaatattttaataatctatgagccataaattattaataagctAAAATTATTCGAATAAGACATTTTAAACTCTTAGCTTATAATATTGAATCACGTCAAATCataagtcacaattttaaactcaGCTTAACCGACTCATAACCAAAATTATGAAAAACAGAGTATCGCAAACATGACATATGTCCAGATGttctaataaataaattcttGCAGTATGTTGGTATATCATTGTATAAATTCTTGATGAACAATccgagaaaaaaaaattgtatgacGGAGAATATATCCCCCTAGCTAATCAGGCTTCATGGAGCCTAATGTACAAGTGTCAGCTGGAGAGTAACGTCCACGTCATAGTTGAGCTGGAGTTTGTTACATAATGTAACAAACTATATAACTTCCTCAGCACTCATGTGAGTTCAGTTTTACACTTTCCTCACTTTCTCTCTTGCTCTCTCTCTAGAACACCTCTCTGAGTGATTTAACGATTGATTGCGCACCTGATAACACGGTCATCATGTCTGTTGTTCATAATCTTTGCCATCTGTCATCAAATTGTCTCCAAGCAGTGTAAGATCATCTATCTATCCCAAACAGAATTGCACAAAATAGTTATTTGTCAGTAGCTTACTTGGTGGATTGCATTAGCCAAGGTACTATAAAGAAGATGTCGATTCAACATTTTATTCGGTGCCCATTAGCAATCAAGAGCAGGAGGTAGGTTTGATTTTATCGAGCCTAATAAGAACAGAACTGAAGAAAAACAGATCTATTAATTCAAGATCACCATTTGCTTGTTAGACTGTTAGCGCTCGGTACCTGCAATTAAATTTTTACTGAGAATATATGCATTTAGCTATCGAGTTACACAAATAACAAGAATTATGCTAGGTTCAGACGATACCAAATATCGTGCACATAAAGGCTTCATTTTACAAATTATGCTAGGTTCAGAGGATATGATCAATTACCAAATCTCTTGCACATAAGGCTACATTCCAGATTTATTTACACCGGCCAAGTAGCTCACATCGAGCCTGTTTGCCAGAGCTTAGAACCCGGATTTTAAGTCCTTTCCATTTTCAGTTGAAAAATGTATGCTTGTGTAATAAGTCGAAATGgattttaagttaaaaataagCTAGAAATTGACTTAAGCCCGGAGTTTGTTTAAGATGTTTCTTTCATTGACTTAATTTTTAAGTTTCCTTTATAACAGTTGTCcataagtcataaattactcataaatcaattttgttgttatttttataaatacatttttaataacccataagttattaataagtcaaaatgatccaaacatatattttaaactctcaggttataatattaaatcaagTTAAGTCCTAAGTTacaattttaaactcatccCAACGGTGGGATCATATGataatcaaaattacaaaaaacgTATGCACAAAAATATCATTAGAGTATCAGAAAAATTACATATGTTCAGATTTTCTCATATACTAGTGCGGTCATATGGATATTCCATATACTCTATCTCATGCGACTCTAGACGAGTAACTTTATTCTTTCCGACCCAAACGTAGTTATATCTTCTGCAACGTCGAAGCACATCTTCCCTAATGTGTTCGGGTGGAGCAGGTCCTGAATTATTAAGAACTGTAGCTATGTTGTCGATATCGTTTGGCCAGCCATTATTCATAACTATACAGTTGAACTTGGTTCTTTTATCCCATTCCGGCCACCAATATTTGGTCCAAGGAAGGACCGGGAGAATTTCAAACCTTCCATTAATTGGAATGCTATGAAGGTATCCTCTTCTACTTGCAGCCGCTGTAAAATGTATCGAGTCCACAAACTCGGGCTTAATCTCGTATAAATGGCTGCTTATGGTTTCCCACGTCCCTTTGGGTGCCCGCGCCACATTCTCGCAATTACCTTCTGGAAAAACTTGATATTttggagcactttcttcattatttcctgTGAACATATGAACTATTACATTAATGtacatattgaaaaaaaattagaatgatATGTGAAATTCGCAGCGAAATTTTTGATGAACAAGTTAAACAccttatagatatatatacaaattatatcaAATCAAATTGATTTATACATGCATAAACAGGTATCAAATAACCTTTAGATCGAattatacaaaatcaaaatcttgaTACAAGCCACTATAATTTCTTAGATTGTACCGCAATCcagaattttgatttattaaaaatccaaGATTGAGAAATACCTGAATCGATCGAAAACTCAGAAGCAAAtcaaatattatcataaaaatacacacacattataTATCCCTCTCTCAGATGTGTGTGCGTTTTCTGGATCACATTCAGGTCTAATatagataatttttaatctagttCGAAGAAAATGTTATCCATTCATCAAATCATTTGTATTTAATATACGAATAAGTTTACATGACAGGAACGTACCTGATTCAACAAAGTAACAACTATCAATTACAAGCATAACAAAAACATATCTGTGAAAACATTAATAATGGAAAATTTACAACATCACAGTAACATATTAGTCGTATGATTGTTGGTGGTGGTACTATTGAGGAACTAATCAAAAAGGGGTGGATTAAAGAGTTTAGATTAAAAAGAAATGGGAGAATAGAAAGAAAGTATCATATGAGGAATGATGTTGGTGGCGGCGTTACAAAtcttatgtgtatatatatatactcacacATACACTACCACAACGTAGGGTTTGATGAGCCTGATTATATACTTTAATTACTATAATACCCCTATATCATaccattattatattagctattttataataaaataaataatatagatCAAATATCAAATCTGAATCAAATTTCTGAATGAGTAAATTTATGGatgaataaatttttgaaagagtacaaataaaatttatgaatgaaTAAACTTTCTCGAGAAATAaagaatatattcaaaatatttttgcaaatatgcAAACTAAGGAGTATGAACAATATTTATATAACaaatactataaataaaaaaaggaaataataaaaaatcaacaCAAATATTTCACAATTCTAATATCAATTAATCTtcacaaatattataaactataaagtcatgtttatgattttcatGCTAATTATATACCGCAGAtaactattttatttatgataaaaattaatttaaaattatatattatataatttaaaacaaatgtATAGTTCAGGATTAGAAATGGGGTATCAGAAAGTATGCAAATTTTTATAATCATCCGGACAGTCTGGAAGCTGATGTTCCGGTAGAACTCAAATGTGGTCGAGATGTCtgcttattaaaaaaaaaaaagtggtcGAGATAATTATAGATGTCAAACAAATGACATGAATAAAGAATAGTTTAATGGGAATAGAACCGAAGAAAAACAGATCCTTGAAGATCACCATTTGCCGGCGAGAGTCTGTGGCtgagtttataatttatgacTTAACGCGATTTGTGtgataagttaaaaattaaaaatgcaagtttggataattttgacttattaatgacttatgagttattaaaaatataacaaaaaaaagtgATGTATGAGTAACTTATGTCTAAtgagtaatttttatccaaaaaaaaaaagtttaaaaaaattaagtcactgaaacgtcaaactaacttctggttttaagtcagtttttggtatttttttcgataacttatatttttttataataatccaTGCCCCATAAGTTATTAATAAGCTAAAATTACGCAAACAGGACATTTTAAACTCTTTGTTTATGGTATTAAATCACGTTAAATCataagtcacaattttaaacCCAGATTAACCGACTCATAACAAATATTACGAAAATCAGATTATCGCAAACATTACACATGTTCAGATGTTCTCAGAGATAAACTCTTGCAGTATGTTGGTATATCATTGTACAATAAATTCTTGATAAACAAatctgagaaaaaaaaaagtaacgaaaaatatatatatataatcgatTTAGCTAAGGATACCTACAAAATGTATTATTCTTGATACAAAGAAACAGTCTCTCATATGCTAATGCCATTTTAGTTGCTGTAAACATGGATGCTGCAAATTCCCTACAAGCTTTTCCTCTCTGAGCTAGCCTTTCAGAGCCCTCTGCTACAACTAAATCCAATGTCTCCTTCAAAGACTCCACATTCGGAGAAAACATGAAACCATACGCTTCATCAGTGATGATTGTGCCTTTGATGCTTGGAAATCGCGACGCCATGACTGGTTTTCCACTCATCATGGCCTCCATCAGTGTCAGATCAAGCCCTTGTGGTCTCAGTGTTGGGTTGACAAAAATGTCAATTGCATTGTAAAATCCCCCTAGCTGATCAGGCTTCATGGAGCCTAATGTGATCACTTGGGATCCCAAGTCTTTGTATCGATTCTCCCAGGGCCCGGATCCTGCAATGATGAGGTACACGTTCGGGTGGCTTTCTATGAGCTTGGAGAAGGCCTCATGGAGAAGGGGGTGGCCTTTGTCCTTCACCAGTCTTCCTGCAACTCCAAGGACTAAACTTGCATTTTTTGGAAGGCCTATTTGAGCTTTGAATTTTTGGCCTAATTCTCTGTTTTGTTTGAAATCATTTTCGTCGACTCCATTGACTATGACATGGACCCTTTTGTTAGGAATTTGATAAAGATCTCTGAGCATTTCTCCGCAGCTATCACTTATAGCAATATGGTGAGCATAGTGTTGAAAAAACCTTATTTCATCAAGTACTTTAGGAATTACCCCGTGTATTGTTGTGTTAAAACCAGGGGAAATTTTTTCTTTGGGATCACGTACGAGATCTTGATAGATATTGGAGTGGACACTTTCCATGGCAATGCCATGCCATGAAACCGCAAGGTTGGGGACGTCTCGGGCTCGCCAGTAAGGCAGTGCTACGCTCTCTGAATGAACCACATCGAAAAGGCCATTTTTCTGTTCCTCTTCATACAGCTCCCATGCCTTGTTGTAGCTCCATCTCCCCGCTTCACCCTCGTGGTAATGGATATGAGGAGAGAATTTCGTAGATGGATCACTTTCTTGAGAAGACAGAGTTGAACCAGAGTCCTCCGAAGGGGGAGAAGTGAAAATATGGACTTGGTGGCCACGGTTGGCCAGAGCAGTATGGAGCGTCTGTGCATGACGCTCCATACCTCCCGGGGAGGCCCCACTGGGCCATTTCCGGGAGAAAACAGCTATTTTCATCCGCTCCAACGGGGGATCTTGTTTGTAGAATTTCAGACGGTTCCATGAAAATTCTGCATTACGAAGATCCCCCGAAAACGTCTTCGTGTAAGTAGAGAAGCTGGTGCAAATGGAAGTTGGGGGGGTGTGGAGAAGTAGAAGAGCCGGAATGGTAAAGAGAATCACAAAGAAAAGAGTTGTGGTAAGGCCAGATTTTAGAGGGATCATTGGTTTCTTGGACTTGGCTAAGGCCATTCTAAttaattttatcactaagatTGTTTTTTTTGGTGTGTTATGTTAAGTATATGAATTGTGTGTGAAAGCTTAAGAGGTGAGTAAAGTGCGGTGACTTTTAAGTGAGAAATCTTTATTTGTGGGAGTTGGACATGCACTAAAGCAAGCTAGTGCGTTGGGCTTGAGTGTTTTTTCGGCTTTTAAGTGCATTTCTCGCGGAAAAGTTGAATGGAGATTAGGCCACAAGGGGGTTGCTTCTGTACAAGGTTGGCTCACGTTCTTGACTACTTGTTATCAATTTGAATACCttattttgtaatgtttttatgttctgcaagtcAACGAGGTTGAATACTTGAATGTAACTTCTGTGAATCAAAAGCTGCGAATAAAGTGAAATGGTAATCTCTTCACCTCTCATAGTGATATGGGTGTAgtgatattattattagttacGAATTACAAAATATTCCAAGAAGATGGTCCAGACAAACAATTTCTGATGATAAATATCTTAGCATTTTTTCGCAGCAGATAGATAGAATCCTAGAATGTAAATTTAAAGAGCGGATAGACGACATAGCCGCCTATATTCACATGAAAAATCACATAATGTGTGTTGGTTATAAAAACCGCGGATAGATTGttataaaaaatgattatgAGAGATTCAGATCCTTTCGTTTATATTATTGCAAGATTAGGAAGTAGAGTAAACATTTAAACAAGACGACATCGAGTTATT includes:
- the LOC108201967 gene encoding uncharacterized protein LOC108201967; the protein is MALAKSKKPMIPLKSGLTTTLFFVILFTIPALLLLHTPPTSICTSFSTYTKTFSGDLRNAEFSWNRLKFYKQDPPLERMKIAVFSRKWPSGASPGGMERHAQTLHTALANRGHQVHIFTSPPSEDSGSTLSSQESDPSTKFSPHIHYHEGEAGRWSYNKAWELYEEEQKNGLFDVVHSESVALPYWRARDVPNLAVSWHGIAMESVHSNIYQDLVRDPKEKISPGFNTTIHGVIPKVLDEIRFFQHYAHHIAISDSCGEMLRDLYQIPNKRVHVIVNGVDENDFKQNRELGQKFKAQIGLPKNASLVLGVAGRLVKDKGHPLLHEAFSKLIESHPNVYLIIAGSGPWENRYKDLGSQVITLGSMKPDQLGGFYNAIDIFVNPTLRPQGLDLTLMEAMMSGKPVMASRFPSIKGTIITDEAYGFMFSPNVESLKETLDLVVAEGSERLAQRGKACREFAASMFTATKMALAYERLFLCIKNNTFCRYP